One Gossypium raimondii isolate GPD5lz chromosome 3, ASM2569854v1, whole genome shotgun sequence genomic window carries:
- the LOC105796233 gene encoding protein RADIALIS-like 1 produces the protein MASSSMSSQGSSSWTAKQNKDFEKALAVYDKDTPDRWYNVAKAVGGKTAEEVKRHYELLVKDVKQIESGKVPFPNYRTTGGSNTRG, from the exons ATGGCATCAAGCTCAATGTCGTCCCAAGGTTCTAGCTCATGGACAGCCAAACAAAACAAAGATTTTGAAAAAGCTTTGGCTGTTTATGACAAGGACACACCTGACCGTTGGTACAATGTTGCCAAGGCTGTCGGAGGGAAAACGGCGGAGGAAGTGAAGAGGCACTATGAACTGCTTGTGAAAGATGTGAAGCAAATTGAGTCAGGGAAAGTGCCATTCCCTAACTATAGGACCACTGGTGGCAGCAACACCCGAG GATGA
- the LOC105795309 gene encoding 3-ketoacyl-CoA synthase 4, which yields MNGEENNRVQIRQRTRLPDFLQSVNLKYVKLGYHYLISHLLTLCLIPLMSVIVVEASRLSLDDVHQLWLQLQYNLVSFIVFSVVLVFGSTVYIMTRPRSVYLLDYSCYLPPSHLKVKYQQFMEHSKLTGDFDESSLEFQRKILERSGLGEETCVPEAMHYLPPRPSMAAAREEAEQVMFGALDKLFANTNVKPRDIGILVVNCSLFNPTPSLSAMIINKYKLRGNIRSFNLGGMGCSAGVIAIDLAKDMLQVHRNSYAVVVSTENITQNWYFGNKKSMLIPNCLFRVGGAAVLLSNRSVDRRRSKYKLVHVVRTHCGANDKAFKCVYQEQDDNGKTGVSLSKDLMAIAGGALKTNITTMGPLVLPISEQILFFVTLVAKKLFNAKIKPYIPDFKLAFDHFCIHAGGRAVIDELEKNLQLLPVHAEASRMTLHRFGNTSSSSIWYELAYTEAKGRMRKGNRVWQIAFGSGFKCNSTVWVALRNVKPSPNNPWEDCIHRYPVQLNL from the coding sequence ATGAATGGTGAAGAGAACAATAGGGTTCAGATCCGGCAACGTACTAGATTGCCTGATTTCTTACAAAGTGTTAACTTGAAGTATGTTAAACTCGGTTACCATTATTTAATAAGTCATCTTTTGACTCTTTGTTTGATCCCTTTAATGTCTGTTATTGTTGTTGAAGCATCAAGGTTGAGTCTTGATGATGTTCATCAATTATGGCTTCAACTTCAGTACAACCTCGTTAGTTTCATTGTGTTTTCGGTTGTTCTTGTGTTTGGATCCACTGTTTATATCATGACCCGGCCAAGATCCGTTTACTTGTTGGATTATTCATGTTATCTTCCTCCATCACATTTGAAAGTCAAATACCAACAGTTCATGGAACATTCAAAGCTAACAGGTGATTTTGATGAATCTTCGTTGGAGTTTCAACGCAAGATATTGGAAAGATCAGGGCTTGGTGAAGAAACATGTGTGCCTGAAGCAATGCATTACCTTCCACCAAGACCATCAATGGCGGCTGCAAGAGAAGAAGCAGAACAGGTGATGTTTGGTGCATTAGATAAGCTTTTTGCTAATACTAATGTTAAACCAAGAGACATTGGTATACTTGTTGTTAATTGTAGCTTGTTTAATCCAACACCATCATTGTCTGCTATGatcattaataaatataagTTAAGGGGTAATATTAGAAGCTTTAATCTTGGGGGTATGGGATGTAGTGCCGGTGTTATAGCCATTGATCTTGCTAAAGACATGTTACAAGTTCATAGGAATAGTTATGCTGTTGTGGTTAGTACTGAAAACATTACACAAAATTGGTATTTTGGGAACAAGAAATCGATGTTGATCCCGAATTGTTTGTTCCGCGTCGGGGGTGCCGCGGTTCTGCTATCAAATCGGTCTGTTGATCGGAGGCGGAGTAAGTATAAGCTTGTTCATGTGGTTAGGACACATTGTGGGGCAAATGACAAGGCATTCAAGTGTGTTTACCAAGAACAGGATGATAATGGTAAAACAGGTGTTTCGTTGTCTAAAGATTTAATGGCAATTGCTGGTGGTGCACTCAAGACCAATATCACAACAATGGGTCCCCTTGTTCTTCCTATAAGTGAACAAATCTTGTTCTTTGTAACATTAGTTGCCAAGAAATTGTTCAATGCGAAAATCAAGCCTTATATCCCGGATTTCAAGCTCGCGTTCGATCATTTCTGTATTCATGCCGGTGGGAGGGCCGTAATTGATGAGCTTGAGAAGAATTTGCAGCTTCTTCCGGTACATGCTGAGGCTTCCCGTATGACTCTTCACCGATTCGGCAACACTTCTTCGAGTTCGATCTGGTATGAACTTGCCTATACAGAAGCAAAAGGCCGGATGCGGAAGGGAAACCGTGTTTGGCAGATTGCATTCGGGAGTGGTTTCAAGTGTAACAGCACGGTTTGGGTTGCACTCCGGAATGTGAAGCCATCTCCTAATAATCCATGGGAAGATTGCATTCATAGGTACCCAGTGCAGCTCAATCTGTAG
- the LOC105795311 gene encoding transcription factor bHLH63 isoform X1, which yields MNRALPEILQRSDMTVKEQTYFNELSGVISTQSTHVNSFHGGLMSDDSVLTREGKEPSWSEFGKLEKATLGFQPCEYGNEPSFNIDYAISRTSSRQPPVLAAVAASEAAENMGSSVGRESYKKRKADKLQNSKAVVEDGSTKKIKACEEEEKESKITGPPSTTIKSNSYKANSKVSEVQKPDYIHVRARRGQATDSHSLAERVRKEKISERLKYLQNLVPRCNKITGKAGMLDEIINYVQSLQRQVEFLSMEIAAVNPRLDFN from the exons ATGAACAGAGCATTGCCGGAGATATTACAACGTTCCGACATGACAGTGAAAGAACAAACTTATTTCAACGAGTTAAGTGGAGTGATTTCGACTCAATCCACTCATGTCAATAGCTTTCATGGTGGTTTAATGAGTGATGACTCGGTGCTGACTCGGGAAGGCAAAGAACCTTCCTGGTCTGAGTTTGGGAAACTTGAAAAGGCTACCTTGGGGTTTCAGCCATGTGAGTACGGTAATGAACCGAGTTTCAATATAGATTACGCCATTTCCAGGACGTCTAGCCGTCAACCACCCGTACTGGCAGCCGTAGCAGCCTCCGAGGCGGCGGAGAATATGGGTTCATCCGTTGGAAGAGAGAGCTACAAGAAAAGGAAAGCTGATAAGCTGCAAAACTCAAAG GCTGTTGTGGAAGATGGTTCCACTAAGAAGATCAAAGcttgtgaagaagaagaaaaagagtcAAAAATTACAGGTCCACCAAGCACCACCATTAAAAGCAATAGTTACAAGGCAAATTCAAAGGTTTCTGAGGTTCAAAAACCTGATTATATTCATGTCCGAGCACGTCGTGGTCAAGCCACTGACAGTCACAGCTTAGCTGAGAGA GTTAGAAAGGAGAAAATTAGTGAAAGACTGAAATATCTACAAAATTTAGTTCCAAGATGTAATAAAATCACTGGTAAAGCtggaatgcttgatgaaattatcaattatgtTCAATCGCTTCAACGCCAAGTTGAG TTCTTATCAATGGAAATAGCTGCTGTAAATCCAAGGCTTGATTTTAACTGA
- the LOC105795311 gene encoding transcription factor HBI1 isoform X2 — translation MNRALPEILQRSDMTVKEQTYFNELSGVISTQSTHVNSFHGGLMSDDSVLTREGKEPSWSEFGKLEKATLGFQPCEYGNEPSFNIDYAISRTSSRQPPVLAAVAASEAAENMGSSVGRESYKKRKADKLQNSKAVVEDGSTKKIKACEEEEKESKITGPPSTTIKSNSYKANSKVSEVQKPDYIHVRARRGQATDSHSLAERFLSMEIAAVNPRLDFN, via the exons ATGAACAGAGCATTGCCGGAGATATTACAACGTTCCGACATGACAGTGAAAGAACAAACTTATTTCAACGAGTTAAGTGGAGTGATTTCGACTCAATCCACTCATGTCAATAGCTTTCATGGTGGTTTAATGAGTGATGACTCGGTGCTGACTCGGGAAGGCAAAGAACCTTCCTGGTCTGAGTTTGGGAAACTTGAAAAGGCTACCTTGGGGTTTCAGCCATGTGAGTACGGTAATGAACCGAGTTTCAATATAGATTACGCCATTTCCAGGACGTCTAGCCGTCAACCACCCGTACTGGCAGCCGTAGCAGCCTCCGAGGCGGCGGAGAATATGGGTTCATCCGTTGGAAGAGAGAGCTACAAGAAAAGGAAAGCTGATAAGCTGCAAAACTCAAAG GCTGTTGTGGAAGATGGTTCCACTAAGAAGATCAAAGcttgtgaagaagaagaaaaagagtcAAAAATTACAGGTCCACCAAGCACCACCATTAAAAGCAATAGTTACAAGGCAAATTCAAAGGTTTCTGAGGTTCAAAAACCTGATTATATTCATGTCCGAGCACGTCGTGGTCAAGCCACTGACAGTCACAGCTTAGCTGAGAGA TTCTTATCAATGGAAATAGCTGCTGTAAATCCAAGGCTTGATTTTAACTGA
- the LOC105795310 gene encoding putative pectinesterase 11 produces MGCCGDAANINIYSHAIHFMFILAIAVVPFGSLRAAKVDIDMSTAILLKVDLSGGGDFVKIQDAIDAVPSNNKQVHFILVKPGTYREKIVVPADKPFITLSGTKPFDTIITWSEGGEIFRSATLTVLASNFVGRYLTIQNKFGTSGKAVAVRVSGDKAAFYGCRFLSYQDTLLDDAGKHYFNNCYIEGATDFICGNAASLYERCHLHSLSKGNGSITAQKRISPSENTGFTFLGCKVTGIGVAFLGRPWGAYSRVIFAHTYMSNVIVPQGWDDWQDQTKHSTVYYGEHKCYGPGADTSKRVQWSHRLSQDEAAPFLTKDMIGGRGWLRPTPKNFKRPSKL; encoded by the exons ATGGGGTGTTGCGGTGATGCTgcaaatatcaatatatatagccatgcaattcatttcatgttcattttagCAATCGCAGTAGTCCCTTTTGGTTCTCTTAGAGCTGCAAAAGTTGACATAGATATGTCTACCGCCATTCTTTTAAAGGTTGATCTATCCGGCGGTGGCGATTTCGTGAAGATTCAAGATGCTATTGATGCTGTTCCATCTAATAATAAGCAAGTTCATTTCATTTTGGTCAAGCCAGGGACTTATAG GGAAAAGATTGTTGTGCCAGCTGATAAGCCATTTATAACATTGAGTGGCACTAAACCCTTTGATACCATAATAACATGGAGTGAAGGTGGGGAGATATTTCGTTCTGCAACACTCACTGTTTTGGCTTCCAACTTCGTTGGACGCTATCTTACAATTCAG AACAAATTTGGGACGAGCGGCAAGGCTGTTGCAGTGAGGGTATCCGGCGACAAAGCTGCATTCTATGGATGTAGGTTTCTCTCCTATCAAGACACTCTCCTCGACGATGCTGGTAAGCATTATTTCAACAATTGCTACATTGAAGGTGCCACCGATTTCATATGTGGAAATGCTGCCTCCCTTTATGAA AGGTGCCATTTGCATTCCCTTTCGAAGGGAAACGGATCCATCACGGCCCAAAAGAGGATTTCACCGTCGGAAAACACTGGTTTTACTTTCTTGGGTTGCAAGGTAACCGGCATTGGCGTTGCTTTCCTTGGAAGGCCGTGGGGTGCTTATTCTCGAGTCATCTTTGCCCACACCTACATGTCCAATGTGATTGTCCCACAAGGATGGGATGACTGGCAAGACCAAACCAAGCATAG CACTGTGTATTATGGTGAACATAAGTGCTATGGTCCGGGAGCCGATACCTCGAAGAGGGTTCAATGGTCGCACCGCCTATCACAAGACGAAGCTGCACCATTCTTGACCAAGGACATGATCGGTGGGCGAGGGTGGCTTAGACCCACaccaaaaaatttcaaaagaccCTCTAAACTCTAA